Proteins encoded by one window of Kwoniella dejecticola CBS 10117 chromosome 7, complete sequence:
- a CDS encoding leukotriene A-4 hydrolase/aminopeptidase — protein sequence MSFSPHFKRPSTPSSPFDKDGATLSNYLDVVTRHIDFRWEINWDTKTFHGYAELTMESKKEGVREVRLDTSYLDVRGVEIGGKGVEYSISERIEVMGQALKIVLPEPLNKGETTTIKVTYSTTKECTAVGWLEPAQTKSGKHPYLYSQAQAIHARSMIPCQDTPAIKATYEAKVVSGRGLEVLLSGQRKGVKDLGDGKREFSYSQPVGIPSYLIAIAAGELTHKSFDDLEGRHWQTGCWTEPLNMDKAYQEFKEDTANFVKTAEDLTSPYKFGVYDILFLPESFPYGGMENSCLTFATPTIIAGDKSQVDVVAHEISHSWFGNGIGCASWSHFWLNEGWTTYLERLIMRETHGELDRQLSYTVGRRGLVGDLERLNPRFQKLVIEYKEHEDPDEGYSQVPYEKGANFLLYLERTLGGLDNFIPYMKDYVRTFEGTSITTDQWREHLFHYFGQHKDAEELTRRLGKVDWDEWLHGSGPDLCVDIEYDDTLSKACYDLAARWDKARDGNVSGFSKDDIKDFSSTQTVVFLDKLETYETLPPKVVASLDKLYGLGSTGNAEIGLRFFEVALKSGPEYAEAAAAWVINKGRMKFCRPVFRLLNEQTPELAKKTFLKHANFYHPIARKMIAKDLGVKVD from the exons ATGTCATTCTCACCGCATTTCAAGCGCCCTTCGACGCCCTCTTCGCCATTCGATAAAGACGGCGCAACCCTTTCGAACTACTTGGACGTGGTGACGCGCCATATAGATTTCCGGTGGGAGATCAATTGGGATACTAAGACTTTCCACGGGTATGCGGAATTGACGATGGAATCTAAGAAGGAGGGAGTGAGGGAGGTCAGGTTGGATACTAGTTATTTGGATGTTAGGGGTGTGGAAATTGGGGGCAAAGGGGTG GAATATTCCATCAGCGAGCGGATCGAAGTCATGGGCCAAGCTCTGAAGATCGTCTTACCTGAACCACTGAACAAGGGCGAG ACCACCACCATCAAGGTCACCTACTCCACCACGAAAGAATGTACCGCCGTCGGGTGGCTCGAACCTGCCCAGACGAAATCGGGGAAACACCCTTACTTGTATTCGCAGGCGCAGGCTATACATGCCAGATCGATGATCCCGTGCCAAGACACGCCGGCGATTAAGGCGACGTACGAGGCGAAGGTGGTCAGTGGGAGAGGGCTGGAGGTGCTTCTCAGTGGACAGAGGAAAGGGGTCAAGGATCTAggggatgggaagagggagTTTAGTTATTCTCAA CCCGTCGGGATCCCCTCGTACCTCATTGCTATCGCTGCCGGAGAGCTCACTCACAAGTCGTTTGATGATTTGGAGGGCAGACACTGGCAGACTGGTTGTTGGACTGAG CCTCTGAACATGGACAAGGCATATCAAGAGTTCAAGGAGGACACtgcgaa CTTCGTCAAGACCGCTGAAGACCTCACTTCGCCCTATAAATTCGGCGTATACGATATCCTGTTCTTACCTGAATCTTTCCCTTACGGAG GAATGGAGAATTCCTGTTTGACCTTCGCGACTCCGACGATCATTGCGGGAGATAAAAGTCAAGTGGACGTAGTGGCGCATGAGATCAGTCAT TCTTGGTTTGGAAACGGAATTGGGTGTGCTTCGTGGTCTCACTTCTGGCTAAATGAG GGATGGACCACTTATCTTGAGCGACTG ATCATGAGAGAAACCCATGGTGAACTGGATAGACAATT GTCATACACGGTCGGTCGGAGGGGTCTTGTGGGTGATCTGGAGAGACTCAATCCTAGATTCCAGAAATTGGTCATTGAGTACAAGGAGCACGAGGATC CCGATGAGGGTTACAGTCAAGTCCCTTACGAGAAG GGAGCAAACTTCCTACTCTACCTCGAAAGAACACTTGGCGGTTTAGACAATTTCATCCCCTACATGAAAGATTACGTCAGGACATTTGAGGGGACGTCGATAACTACTGATCAATGGAGAGAACACTTGTTCCACTATTTCGGACAACACAAAGATGCGGAAGAGTTGACTAGAAGATTGGGTAAAGTAGATTGGGACGAG TGGCTGCATGGCTCTGGACCTGATTTATGTGTTGATATCGAGTACGACGATACCCTTTCCAAAGCT TGCTATGATCTCGCTGCTCGATGGGACAAAGCAAGAGACGGAAATGTCTCCGGATTCAGTAAAGACGATATCAAAGATTTCTCATCTACGCAGACTG TCGTCTTCCTTGATAAACTCGAAACATATGAAACACTCCCACCCAAAGTCGTGGCTTCCCTCGATAAGTTGTACGGATTGGGCTCGACAGGAAATGCGGAGATCGGATTGCGGTTTTTCGAGGTGGCTTTGAAGAGTGGACCAGAGTACGCTGAGGCTGCTGCCG CTTGGGTAATCAATAAAGGCCGAATGAAGTTCTGTCGACCTGTTTTCAGACTGTTGAACGAGCAGACCCCCGAGTTGGCCAAGAAGACTTTCTTGAAACATGCTAATTTCTAT CACCCTATTGCTAGGAAGATGATAGCGAAAGACTTAGGCGTCAAGGTGGACTAG